From one Ignavibacteria bacterium genomic stretch:
- the moaA gene encoding GTP 3',8-cyclase MoaA, whose translation MSMKTGTLVDRFGRVHNYLRISLTERCNFRCVYCMPEEGIPLRPRSEFMTRHEVYSLAETFVRLGITKIRLTGGEPLVRNDADEIITRLATLPVELAITTNGVLVDKFLDTFIAAGLRSVNISLDSLNEEKFSMLTRRNHFRTVMDNIRLLLEHDFHVKLNAVVMRDFNDSELIDFIEFTKDRNVHFRFIEFMPFAGNNWDLEKGLSYHEIIHLAQQQYGSRVIRLNDSSNDTAKNYQIEGYTGTFAVISSVTSPFCDTCNRLRLTADGKLKNCLFSNTEVDLLTPLRNGENIEHFIHASVREKHAARGGMDTLRDFEQQASVNGNRAMVAIGG comes from the coding sequence ATGAGCATGAAAACCGGTACACTGGTCGACAGATTTGGTCGGGTACATAACTACCTGCGAATCTCTCTCACCGAACGATGCAACTTTCGGTGTGTGTACTGCATGCCTGAAGAAGGCATCCCACTGCGCCCACGTTCTGAGTTCATGACGCGTCACGAGGTGTACAGCCTTGCCGAAACATTTGTCCGCCTTGGAATCACCAAGATTCGCCTGACCGGCGGTGAGCCACTGGTACGCAACGATGCTGATGAAATCATCACCCGGCTTGCCACACTCCCGGTAGAACTGGCCATTACCACCAACGGCGTACTGGTAGATAAGTTCCTTGATACGTTTATCGCTGCCGGCCTTCGGTCAGTAAACATCAGTCTGGACTCTCTGAACGAAGAGAAGTTTTCGATGCTCACGAGGCGCAATCATTTCCGGACGGTTATGGATAACATACGTCTGCTGCTCGAGCACGACTTCCATGTTAAGCTTAACGCCGTTGTGATGAGAGACTTTAATGATTCCGAGCTTATTGACTTCATCGAATTCACCAAGGACCGGAACGTCCATTTCAGGTTTATTGAGTTTATGCCCTTTGCCGGAAATAATTGGGACCTTGAAAAGGGGCTCTCGTATCATGAAATAATACACCTGGCCCAGCAGCAGTACGGTAGCCGCGTGATCCGTCTGAACGACTCGTCCAACGATACTGCAAAGAATTATCAGATAGAGGGTTATACCGGCACGTTTGCCGTTATCTCGTCAGTTACCAGCCCCTTCTGCGATACGTGCAACCGGCTGCGCCTAACGGCTGATGGCAAGCTTAAGAACTGTCTGTTCTCCAATACCGAGGTTGACTTGCTCACCCCCCTTCGTAATGGCGAAAACATTGAACACTTTATTCATGCATCGGTACGCGAAAAGCATGCGGCACGCGGAGGTATGGATACGTTGCGCGACTTTGAGCAGCAAGCCTCTGTTAACGGTAATCGCGCCATGGTTGCAATCGGAGGCTAA
- a CDS encoding molybdopterin molybdotransferase MoeA, producing MISVPEAKHRILNSVAHLNAAHRPLASALGCTAAGNIVAPIHLPPFRQSAMDGYAISPSEPRQTSFTVTAEIPAGSVLRKPLHPGEAARIFTGACVPDQASAVIKQESVTVAPGNHITINEDYKTDENIRAVGSQIRQGETAIPAGTVLTPAGIGLCAALGLTGIAVYPKPRIAIIVTGSELRQPGTPLDYGTVYESNSFALTAVLASVGITDITVSSVSDDKLHITQAIQNALGISDIVLVTGGVSVGDYDFVGPAMADIGVETIFYKVRQKPGKPLFYGRHNTTAVFGLPGNPAAVLSCFYEYVYPAIQLMQGRQEPFLPSVRLPIAQSYRKSNSLALFLKGRAGNGSVKPLGGQESYILKSFAEGNCLIYLPEAVETIAAGDPVEVHMLPGVY from the coding sequence ATGATCTCTGTTCCCGAAGCCAAGCACCGTATTCTGAACTCTGTTGCCCACCTGAATGCAGCTCATCGTCCACTTGCTTCGGCACTGGGCTGCACAGCCGCAGGTAACATCGTTGCGCCGATTCATTTACCGCCGTTCAGACAGTCCGCGATGGACGGCTACGCCATATCCCCTTCGGAGCCGCGTCAAACCTCGTTCACGGTTACTGCCGAAATTCCGGCGGGCAGCGTGCTCCGGAAACCACTCCATCCGGGTGAGGCTGCACGGATATTCACAGGTGCATGCGTGCCCGACCAGGCCAGTGCCGTCATAAAACAGGAATCGGTGACGGTTGCACCTGGCAACCACATCACTATCAATGAAGATTATAAAACAGATGAGAATATTCGTGCTGTTGGTTCACAGATTCGTCAGGGTGAAACAGCTATTCCAGCCGGAACAGTTCTCACTCCTGCAGGAATAGGTCTGTGTGCGGCACTTGGCCTGACCGGTATCGCCGTGTATCCTAAGCCGCGAATAGCCATCATCGTAACGGGCTCTGAACTGCGTCAGCCGGGCACCCCGCTTGATTACGGAACCGTGTACGAATCGAACTCCTTTGCACTTACTGCTGTTCTGGCGTCGGTCGGGATTACCGATATCACGGTGAGCTCAGTGTCCGATGATAAACTACACATAACACAGGCCATCCAAAATGCACTGGGTATCTCTGATATCGTACTTGTTACCGGTGGCGTGTCGGTTGGCGATTATGATTTTGTTGGACCTGCAATGGCGGATATCGGCGTTGAGACCATTTTCTACAAGGTAAGGCAGAAGCCGGGCAAGCCTTTATTCTATGGACGCCACAATACGACTGCTGTTTTTGGATTACCCGGTAATCCTGCAGCGGTCTTAAGCTGTTTTTACGAATACGTGTATCCTGCAATTCAGTTAATGCAGGGCCGACAGGAGCCATTTCTCCCGTCAGTCCGGTTGCCAATTGCACAGTCGTATCGGAAAAGCAACTCACTCGCTCTCTTCCTTAAGGGAAGAGCCGGGAACGGCAGTGTTAAACCGTTGGGCGGACAGGAGTCATACATCCTGAAATCGTTTGCCGAGGGCAACTGCCTGATCTACTTACCCGAGGCAGTTGAAACTATTGCCGCCGGTGATCCTGTAGAAGTACACATGTTGCCCGGCGTTTACTAA
- a CDS encoding sulfite exporter TauE/SafE family protein — translation MPEIDISLLFIPLLFTVAFLYASVGHGGASGYLALMALFSFQPYTMRPSALILNIFVSLIAFYQYWKGGHFKPRLFFPFIITSIPASFLGAYISIDAMVYKKILGILLIFPILRLLGAFGKEHDKQTDVNLPLALLAGAIIGLFSGMIGIGGGIILSPIILLMHWGNMKETAAVSALFIAVNSVSGLIGLYINGLTITPDIYLWIAIAIAGGTAGSYLARTRFNNRILKTLLAVVLLMASIKLMLT, via the coding sequence ATGCCTGAAATTGACATCTCGTTGTTGTTTATTCCGCTTCTTTTTACTGTAGCGTTTTTGTATGCATCGGTAGGTCACGGTGGGGCGAGCGGTTACCTTGCACTGATGGCACTGTTCAGCTTTCAGCCCTACACCATGCGTCCGTCCGCCCTGATACTAAATATATTTGTTTCGCTGATTGCCTTTTATCAGTACTGGAAGGGCGGACATTTTAAACCCAGGCTGTTTTTCCCATTTATCATCACCTCGATACCGGCATCATTTCTTGGCGCGTACATTTCCATAGATGCCATGGTGTACAAAAAGATTCTGGGCATCCTTCTGATCTTCCCGATCCTCAGGCTGCTGGGTGCGTTTGGGAAGGAACATGACAAGCAGACCGATGTCAACCTTCCGCTGGCATTGCTGGCCGGTGCCATTATCGGCCTTTTTTCCGGCATGATCGGTATTGGAGGCGGTATTATCCTCAGTCCGATCATTCTGTTAATGCACTGGGGCAACATGAAGGAAACCGCTGCAGTCTCGGCACTGTTCATAGCGGTGAACTCAGTGTCAGGCTTAATCGGACTCTACATTAACGGTCTGACAATTACGCCTGATATTTACCTGTGGATAGCCATTGCCATCGCCGGCGGTACGGCAGGCTCGTACCTGGCGCGGACGCGATTTAACAACAGAATTCTTAAAACTCTCCTTGCTGTTGTTCTTCTTATGGCAAGTATCAAGCTGATGTTAACCTAA
- a CDS encoding molybdenum cofactor guanylyltransferase encodes MNPLPLVTGVVLAGGASSRMGTSKARVLLNGKPMIGYVTDVLSAVTDTIMVISNSDDLADLPYPVYPDVFRGCGPLGGIHSALTHTTTEINVVVSCDMPFVTSHIIRVLLDAQASAMVTVPVHNGNTEPLCGVYSRRAATTIEKLLQRQQWKMMDALKILTTTYVDVSSMGIADHCFTNINTPGELQKYDRPSTHFQGED; translated from the coding sequence ATGAACCCTCTGCCATTGGTTACCGGTGTGGTGCTTGCCGGCGGGGCGAGTTCCAGAATGGGCACCAGCAAAGCCCGTGTGCTATTAAACGGGAAGCCCATGATCGGCTATGTTACCGATGTTCTCTCGGCTGTTACTGACACGATCATGGTGATTTCCAATTCGGACGATTTGGCCGATCTGCCGTATCCCGTGTACCCCGACGTGTTCCGCGGCTGCGGTCCGCTGGGCGGTATTCACTCAGCCCTGACTCACACCACCACGGAAATCAACGTCGTTGTAAGTTGCGACATGCCGTTTGTAACATCGCACATCATTCGGGTACTGCTTGATGCTCAAGCGTCTGCAATGGTCACGGTACCTGTTCACAATGGGAATACCGAACCCCTGTGCGGAGTTTATTCCCGGCGTGCAGCAACAACTATTGAAAAACTTTTGCAACGGCAGCAGTGGAAGATGATGGATGCACTAAAGATTCTTACCACAACCTACGTAGATGTTTCTTCGATGGGTATTGCCGACCACTGCTTCACCAACATCAATACCCCCGGTGAATTGCAGAAGTATGATCGTCCGTCAACACATTTTCAGGGAGAAGACTGA
- a CDS encoding MoaD/ThiS family protein produces the protein MHIRFFGQVADLTGVTDLTVDHVPNTEKLLENILKQFPVLEHCTFKLAVNRQIIDRECNLTPTCEVAFLPPFAGG, from the coding sequence ATGCATATTCGTTTTTTTGGACAGGTGGCTGACCTCACCGGCGTAACCGATTTAACGGTTGACCATGTCCCCAATACCGAAAAACTGCTGGAGAACATCCTGAAACAGTTTCCGGTGCTTGAACACTGTACCTTCAAGCTTGCCGTTAACCGGCAGATTATCGATCGTGAGTGCAACCTTACGCCTACCTGCGAAGTTGCTTTTCTTCCACCCTTTGCCGGAGGCTGA
- a CDS encoding ThiF family adenylyltransferase, with protein sequence MLTAEEYIRYGRQLLLPELGVSGQENLHNSRVLVIGAGGLGCPAMLYLNAAGVGTIGIVDFDVVDITNLHRQVLYNTSHVGMAKARVAADLMTQQNPSTTINIHDCKLTTDNAIDIVSGYDVVVDGTDNFSTRYMINDVCAILGIPLVYGSIHRFQGSVSVFHHGTPAGSVDAGYRRLFPKPPDSGSLLSCSEIGVLGVLPGIVGTLQACEAIKIITGFGSVLSNTVLMINTRTMEFDTLLLPADSMPQPAQPQTADDFRRTNYEEFCGNQTIAPNIRSITANELSEWLLKDDTICFLDVREPFELPNPEQLTGIKIPLDDVAGRADTLPRSQPLVVYCQKGIRSKIAIRILQTNHGFTNLYNLEGGVAAWMQATEAQ encoded by the coding sequence TTGCTCACTGCTGAGGAATACATACGGTACGGCCGACAGCTGTTGCTGCCCGAACTGGGTGTGAGCGGACAGGAGAATCTCCACAACTCCCGCGTGCTGGTTATCGGCGCCGGTGGGCTTGGATGTCCGGCAATGCTGTATCTGAATGCCGCGGGTGTTGGTACAATCGGCATTGTTGATTTTGATGTTGTCGATATAACCAATCTGCACCGTCAGGTACTGTACAACACGTCGCACGTTGGCATGGCCAAAGCCCGGGTTGCAGCAGACCTCATGACTCAACAGAACCCTTCCACCACCATCAATATTCACGACTGCAAGCTAACAACCGATAATGCCATTGATATTGTTTCGGGCTACGACGTTGTTGTTGACGGTACCGATAATTTTTCCACCCGGTACATGATTAACGATGTCTGCGCAATCCTTGGCATTCCCCTGGTTTACGGCTCAATCCATCGCTTTCAAGGATCGGTTTCTGTTTTCCATCATGGAACCCCTGCCGGCAGTGTTGATGCCGGATACCGACGACTCTTTCCCAAGCCCCCTGACAGCGGAAGTCTGCTTAGCTGCTCAGAGATTGGCGTTCTGGGTGTACTCCCCGGAATCGTTGGGACGCTGCAAGCATGCGAAGCCATTAAAATCATAACCGGTTTTGGTTCCGTTCTCAGCAATACGGTGCTGATGATTAACACCCGCACCATGGAGTTCGACACACTTCTGTTGCCTGCAGACAGCATGCCGCAGCCGGCTCAGCCACAAACTGCTGACGACTTCAGGAGAACCAATTACGAAGAATTTTGCGGTAACCAAACCATTGCCCCCAACATACGCTCTATTACCGCAAACGAGTTGAGTGAATGGCTTCTAAAAGACGATACCATCTGCTTCCTGGATGTACGCGAGCCTTTCGAGTTACCAAACCCTGAACAGCTTACCGGTATCAAAATTCCACTTGACGATGTTGCCGGACGGGCCGACACCCTGCCTCGGTCACAGCCGCTGGTTGTGTACTGTCAGAAAGGAATTCGCAGTAAGATTGCAATTCGCATACTGCAAACCAACCACGGTTTTACAAATCTTTATAATCTTGAAGGAGGCGTAGCCGCTTGGATGCAGGCTACGGAAGCACAATGA
- a CDS encoding molybdenum cofactor biosynthesis protein MoaE, protein MSSSRKSNVFVEGAITPEFVADSIRAHSRKTHIGAHDIFLGQVRADVIDDKTVQGIEYSAYTPMAEEAFHSIREDAFHTFNLSCLHIHHSVGFVPTGGISLFVFVSAPHRTDVFKATQWIVEAIKKLVPIWGKEVLSDGTYYWKSNNPETEV, encoded by the coding sequence ATGAGCAGTTCACGTAAATCTAACGTTTTTGTGGAAGGGGCTATCACTCCGGAGTTTGTTGCCGACTCTATCCGGGCCCACAGCCGTAAAACACATATCGGTGCACATGATATCTTTTTAGGACAGGTTCGTGCCGATGTGATTGATGACAAAACCGTGCAGGGTATCGAATATTCGGCATACACCCCAATGGCAGAAGAAGCCTTTCACTCGATCCGTGAGGATGCATTTCACACCTTTAACCTGAGCTGTCTGCACATTCACCACAGCGTGGGATTTGTCCCCACAGGCGGCATCAGCCTGTTTGTATTTGTTTCGGCACCACACCGGACCGATGTTTTTAAAGCCACACAGTGGATTGTGGAAGCAATAAAGAAACTCGTTCCTATCTGGGGGAAGGAAGTTCTCAGTGATGGAACGTATTACTGGAAATCAAACAATCCGGAAACAGAAGTATGA
- a CDS encoding bifunctional molybdenum cofactor biosynthesis protein MoaC/MoaB, giving the protein MTDITAKVHTLREAVAGAVVTVGDSKTIQAIEQNTVPKGNVFEMAKAAALLAVKQTCHLIPDCHPIPIEYAKLDFTVNGLDICITITVKTIYKTGVEVEAMHGASVAALTMYDMLKPIDKNIEIRSIKLQEKSGGKTDFRKDSADGLRVAVVVCSDSIARGDKEDSAGKAIISKLSSLDIAVEEYTIIPDEPDVIRGTVSSLAKTMNMVILTGGTGLSPRDSTPEAIKPLFDTEIPGIMEAARAYGQQRTPFSMLSRGVAGIIGTTLVLALPGSTKGASESVDALFPYILHSFRVMRGRRHD; this is encoded by the coding sequence ATGACAGATATTACGGCAAAGGTACACACGCTCCGTGAGGCAGTTGCTGGCGCGGTAGTCACCGTTGGCGATTCAAAAACCATACAGGCAATTGAGCAAAACACCGTCCCTAAAGGGAACGTGTTCGAAATGGCAAAAGCCGCTGCGCTCCTTGCCGTTAAACAAACATGTCACCTCATCCCTGACTGTCACCCTATCCCGATTGAATATGCCAAGCTGGATTTTACGGTGAACGGATTGGACATTTGCATTACGATCACAGTTAAAACAATTTATAAAACCGGTGTTGAGGTCGAAGCCATGCATGGAGCCTCGGTAGCAGCTCTTACCATGTACGACATGCTGAAGCCGATTGACAAGAACATTGAAATCCGCTCCATCAAACTTCAGGAGAAAAGCGGAGGCAAGACCGATTTCAGGAAGGACTCTGCTGACGGATTGCGGGTAGCCGTTGTGGTTTGTTCAGACAGCATCGCCAGGGGTGACAAGGAGGATTCTGCCGGTAAGGCCATCATCTCTAAACTTAGCAGCCTTGATATTGCCGTTGAAGAATACACGATCATCCCGGATGAACCCGACGTGATCCGCGGCACCGTCAGCAGTCTTGCAAAAACCATGAACATGGTTATTCTTACCGGCGGCACCGGCTTGTCACCCCGCGACTCAACACCCGAAGCTATAAAACCGTTGTTTGACACGGAAATCCCCGGAATCATGGAAGCAGCCCGCGCATACGGTCAGCAGCGTACACCGTTCTCGATGCTCTCCCGTGGCGTTGCAGGCATCATCGGTACTACCCTGGTGCTGGCCCTGCCAGGTTCCACCAAAGGCGCATCAGAATCGGTTGACGCCCTCTTCCCTTACATTCTTCATAGCTTTAGGGTAATGCGTGGCAGACGGCACGACTAA
- the era gene encoding GTPase Era codes for MSKFAQIALIGRPNAGKSTLMNAIIGEHLSIVTAKPQTTRRTVLGIHTDNDTQLVFIDTPGILRPQYQLQSSMMQYVRESLAACHILCVIVDVVKAVEHGTVLDPMTQKLLKPVAADGHVPIVLVLNKMDALPQSKQALPLIEQARESGLFTRSVAVSALQGREVSALVEILQGMAPEGDFQYAPDELSTMPQRFFAAEFIREAIFTHFREEIPYSTDVQVIRFDETDPNRWLISADITVERESQKGILIGKGGLALKTIGSEARESIEKFLDRHVHLELFVKVRTDWRNNRTQLSNLGY; via the coding sequence ATGAGCAAGTTTGCCCAGATTGCATTGATCGGACGTCCGAATGCCGGCAAGAGTACACTCATGAATGCCATCATCGGTGAACACCTAAGCATTGTAACGGCAAAGCCGCAAACCACGCGAAGGACGGTGCTGGGGATTCATACCGATAACGATACGCAGTTGGTATTCATCGACACACCCGGCATCCTGCGTCCACAATACCAGCTACAGTCATCCATGATGCAGTACGTCCGCGAAAGCCTTGCCGCATGCCACATCCTGTGTGTTATTGTTGACGTTGTAAAAGCCGTGGAGCACGGTACGGTGCTGGACCCGATGACGCAGAAACTGTTAAAGCCCGTCGCTGCCGATGGGCACGTTCCAATTGTCCTGGTTCTCAATAAAATGGATGCCCTCCCACAGTCAAAGCAGGCTCTCCCGTTAATCGAACAGGCACGGGAAAGCGGCCTGTTTACCAGGAGTGTAGCGGTTTCGGCTTTACAGGGTCGGGAAGTTAGTGCTCTTGTGGAGATTCTTCAGGGAATGGCACCCGAAGGGGACTTTCAGTACGCGCCCGACGAGCTTAGCACCATGCCGCAACGCTTCTTTGCTGCCGAATTCATCAGGGAAGCAATCTTTACGCACTTCCGCGAAGAAATTCCATATTCAACCGACGTACAAGTAATCAGGTTTGACGAAACCGACCCCAACAGGTGGCTGATCAGTGCCGACATTACCGTGGAACGTGAATCCCAGAAAGGCATTTTGATTGGGAAAGGGGGCTTGGCATTAAAAACCATCGGTTCCGAAGCCCGCGAATCAATCGAGAAGTTCCTTGACCGTCACGTACACCTTGAGCTCTTCGTTAAGGTTCGCACAGACTGGCGCAACAACCGTACGCAGCTCTCAAATCTTGGCTATTAA
- the bamD gene encoding outer membrane protein assembly factor BamD: protein MRCHFHFNAPAVFIIGAVALLAGCASQQTTQQHRTVDEIYREAYTLFTNGDYVEALAEFDIIRLQYPASSHADDAQYYIGEINYERGDYVMAAYNYNVVRRSFPSSNHAKPSAFKVGLCYEELSLPADRDQEYTRKAIQAFNEFQQLYPTDSLSFSALEHIRSLRDKLAERYMLIAEHYVKTESRRAAITYYSAVTEEYPDSKYYEQALVLTIQLQSDLAKTDECRASIAQYRNTVQNPTMEHIVNEIEKELP from the coding sequence ATGCGCTGCCATTTTCATTTTAACGCACCTGCGGTTTTTATCATCGGGGCTGTTGCCTTGCTTGCCGGCTGTGCCTCGCAACAAACTACGCAGCAACACAGAACCGTTGACGAGATTTACCGTGAAGCTTATACGTTGTTTACCAATGGCGACTACGTAGAGGCGCTGGCTGAATTCGATATCATCAGACTGCAGTACCCGGCCAGCAGCCATGCCGATGATGCACAGTATTACATCGGTGAAATCAACTATGAACGCGGTGACTACGTTATGGCAGCCTACAACTACAACGTTGTGCGCCGCTCCTTTCCGTCGAGTAACCATGCCAAACCATCTGCATTTAAGGTTGGTCTATGCTACGAGGAGCTTAGCCTGCCTGCCGATCGTGATCAGGAATACACCCGCAAGGCTATTCAGGCATTTAATGAATTCCAACAGCTCTATCCAACGGATTCGTTATCCTTCAGTGCGCTTGAACACATACGCAGCCTCCGCGATAAGCTTGCTGAACGATACATGCTCATTGCGGAGCACTATGTTAAAACTGAAAGCCGGCGGGCTGCCATTACCTACTACTCCGCCGTGACAGAAGAATATCCCGATTCGAAGTATTACGAACAGGCACTCGTGCTAACAATTCAGCTTCAGTCAGACCTTGCAAAAACCGATGAGTGCAGAGCCTCGATTGCTCAGTACCGGAACACTGTTCAAAACCCAACCATGGAACATATCGTTAACGAAATTGAGAAAGAACTGCCATGA
- a CDS encoding acyl-CoA thioesterase: MTPRPAQRSEIIMTELVLPNDTNQLGNLLGGRLLHWIDVSAALSAQKHSGFVCVTASVDEVSFLEPIKLGHVVYIRAIVTRAFRTSMEVEVMVEREDPLHDSRAHTAVAYLTFVCIDQYGKPIPAPPVLPETPEQHRRYLEAEQRRDARLQARRSKQDTNCS, translated from the coding sequence ATGACTCCTCGTCCGGCACAACGAAGCGAAATCATCATGACCGAACTGGTGCTGCCTAACGACACCAACCAGTTAGGAAATCTGCTGGGCGGACGGTTGCTGCACTGGATTGACGTCTCGGCAGCTCTTTCCGCTCAAAAGCATAGCGGGTTTGTTTGCGTTACCGCCTCGGTTGACGAAGTATCGTTTTTAGAACCTATCAAGCTGGGACACGTGGTATATATCCGCGCCATCGTTACCCGTGCCTTCCGCACCTCGATGGAAGTTGAGGTGATGGTGGAGCGCGAAGACCCGCTGCATGATTCCCGCGCCCATACCGCTGTTGCCTATCTCACCTTTGTTTGCATAGACCAGTACGGCAAACCCATCCCTGCACCACCGGTACTGCCCGAAACCCCCGAACAGCACCGGCGTTATCTTGAAGCCGAACAACGCCGCGACGCACGTTTGCAAGCCCGGCGCAGCAAACAGGATACAAACTGCTCGTGA
- a CDS encoding DUF5103 domain-containing protein, translated as MMITATAISLGFAEGSEGVVLRFIRAYGQDNERFPPVILLSPKSGSHMPGWEYATVEFDIQSSTIPNTYVKLVHCNADWTEDSNGFLNDAMNRSSLADWSVAPLRSTYYSYRGTVTIPNPQLQLRFAGNWKVVVYDMDSDVPLGETRIFVVDPQAQAEINFMTDFYEPSHKVSSIALTLEAVVRADHSQVIDPNVHTTVFYRNHRWYEPFICSTKRFDTKYPYHVATHVVGVFPGGKAFRIGPLPAENEHRILDLTNLAQYPSTGQPVRMPLSDLPRNGMFIERSNDGALVTTTVSQSDDEYVPVEILLDPSPGPPSTSDVFLAGSFNNWKPDKNWQMYYDEQFNLYRLRQWFRRGVHDYLYATGTLNIDTDEVTNCSFEEFEGNTASNSNSFVAFTYARMMDYGGYDAIIAVTSSNIYQNR; from the coding sequence ATGATGATTACCGCAACAGCGATATCACTTGGTTTTGCTGAAGGCAGTGAGGGTGTTGTACTCAGGTTTATCAGGGCATACGGACAAGACAACGAGCGATTCCCACCGGTTATCCTGCTCTCTCCCAAGTCAGGTTCGCACATGCCGGGCTGGGAATATGCTACGGTAGAGTTTGACATCCAAAGCTCCACCATCCCCAACACCTACGTTAAACTTGTACACTGTAATGCGGATTGGACGGAAGACTCGAACGGCTTTCTCAACGATGCCATGAACAGGTCCAGTCTTGCCGACTGGTCAGTTGCCCCGCTGCGAAGTACCTACTACTCATACCGTGGTACGGTTACCATACCCAACCCACAGCTTCAGCTACGGTTTGCCGGGAACTGGAAGGTTGTTGTGTATGATATGGATTCCGACGTACCCCTGGGCGAAACCAGGATTTTTGTTGTTGACCCGCAGGCACAGGCCGAAATAAACTTCATGACTGATTTTTACGAGCCTTCGCACAAGGTCAGCTCCATTGCTCTTACCCTTGAAGCCGTTGTGCGTGCAGACCATTCCCAGGTGATTGACCCCAACGTCCATACCACCGTGTTCTATCGGAATCACCGGTGGTACGAACCGTTTATTTGTTCAACAAAACGCTTCGATACTAAATATCCATACCATGTTGCAACACATGTTGTAGGTGTATTCCCGGGCGGAAAAGCCTTTCGCATTGGCCCACTGCCGGCCGAGAATGAACACCGGATCCTTGACCTGACCAACCTGGCCCAGTATCCGTCCACCGGTCAGCCTGTGCGGATGCCGCTGAGCGACCTTCCGCGCAACGGCATGTTTATTGAACGAAGCAATGACGGTGCCCTGGTAACGACAACGGTAAGCCAGTCAGACGATGAGTACGTTCCCGTAGAAATCCTTCTGGATCCCAGCCCGGGGCCGCCCAGCACCAGCGATGTATTTCTTGCAGGCTCGTTCAACAACTGGAAGCCCGATAAAAACTGGCAGATGTACTATGACGAGCAGTTTAATCTGTACAGGCTCCGCCAGTGGTTCCGGCGTGGCGTTCACGACTACCTGTATGCCACCGGAACACTGAATATCGACACCGATGAGGTAACTAACTGTAGTTTTGAAGAGTTTGAAGGAAACACTGCATCAAACAGCAACTCATTCGTTGCTTTTACGTACGCCAGAATGATGGATTACGGCGGCTACGATGCCATAATCGCAGTTACATCGTCCAACATTTACCAGAACCGATAA